Proteins from a genomic interval of Pseudomonas anuradhapurensis:
- a CDS encoding ATP-binding cassette domain-containing protein, with product MSDDIILSVDNLMMQFGGIKALSDVSLKVKRNQIFALIGPNGAGKTTVFNCLTGFYKASGGRIELNVRGSHTNVIQLLGERFQAADFVSPARFANRLYYKMFGGTHLVNRAGLARTFQNIRLFKEMSVVENLLVAQHMWVNRNLLAGVLNTKAYRKAESDALDHAFYWLEVVDLVDCANRLAGELSYGQQRRLEIARAMCTRPKIICLDEPAAGLNPQETEALSRMIRVLRDEHDITVVLIEHDMGMVMSISDHIVVLDHGNVIAEGAPQDIRHNPTVIAAYLGADEEELV from the coding sequence ATGAGCGACGATATCATTCTCTCGGTCGACAACCTGATGATGCAGTTCGGTGGCATCAAGGCGCTCAGCGATGTCAGCCTGAAGGTCAAGCGCAACCAGATCTTCGCCCTGATCGGCCCCAACGGCGCCGGCAAGACCACGGTGTTCAACTGCCTCACCGGCTTCTACAAGGCCAGTGGTGGGCGCATCGAGCTGAACGTGCGCGGTAGCCACACCAATGTCATCCAGCTGCTCGGCGAGCGCTTCCAGGCTGCGGACTTCGTCTCGCCGGCGCGCTTTGCCAACCGCCTGTACTACAAGATGTTCGGCGGTACCCACTTGGTCAACCGCGCCGGCCTGGCACGGACCTTCCAGAACATTCGCCTGTTCAAGGAAATGTCGGTGGTGGAAAACCTGCTGGTGGCCCAGCACATGTGGGTAAACCGCAACCTACTGGCCGGGGTGCTCAACACCAAGGCCTACCGCAAGGCTGAAAGCGATGCCCTGGACCATGCGTTCTACTGGCTGGAAGTGGTCGACCTGGTCGATTGCGCCAACCGCCTGGCCGGTGAATTGTCGTACGGCCAGCAGCGCCGCCTGGAAATCGCCCGGGCCATGTGCACGCGGCCGAAGATCATCTGCCTGGACGAACCGGCGGCTGGCCTGAACCCGCAGGAAACCGAGGCCCTCAGCCGCATGATCCGCGTGCTGCGCGACGAGCACGACATCACCGTGGTGCTGATCGAGCACGACATGGGCATGGTCATGAGCATCTCCGACCATATCGTGGTGCTCGACCACGGCAACGTGATTGCCGAAGGCGCGCCGCAGGATATCCGCCACAACCCGACGGTGATCGCCGCCTACCTGGGTGCCGATGAAGAGGAACTGGTATGA
- a CDS encoding phage infection protein: protein MKRHLLTLTLSILAANAFALPADEQHLTAESRSSAAEIAQPLKTVAEGGSDRLIERTGRVAEGGSDRLIERTGRVAEGGSDRLIERTGRIAEGGSDRLIERTGRVAEGGSDRLIERTGRVAEGGSDRLIERTGRVAEGGSDRLIERTGRVAEGGSDRLIERAGRVAEGGSDRLVEISRVS, encoded by the coding sequence ATGAAACGCCACCTGCTGACCCTGACCCTGTCCATTCTGGCTGCCAACGCTTTTGCCTTGCCAGCCGACGAGCAACACCTGACCGCCGAATCGCGCTCCAGCGCTGCCGAAATCGCCCAGCCGCTGAAGACTGTTGCCGAAGGTGGTTCTGATCGCCTGATCGAACGTACTGGCCGCGTTGCCGAAGGTGGCTCCGATCGCCTGATCGAACGTACTGGCCGCGTTGCCGAAGGTGGCTCCGATCGCCTGATCGAACGTACTGGCCGCATTGCCGAAGGTGGCTCCGATCGCCTGATCGAACGCACTGGCCGTGTTGCCGAAGGTGGTTCTGATCGCCTGATCGAACGCACTGGCCGTGTTGCCGAAGGTGGCTCCGATCGCCTGATCGAACGCACTGGCCGTGTTGCCGAAGGTGGCTCCGATCGCCTGATCGAACGCACTGGCCGCGTTGCCGAAGGTGGCTCCGATCGCCTGATCGAACGCGCTGGCCGTGTCGCCGAAGGTGGTTCTGATCGCCTGGTCGAAATCAGCCGTGTGAGCTGA
- a CDS encoding ABC transporter ATP-binding protein has product MTAPILELKDLDVFYGPIQALKKVSMHINEGETVSLIGANGAGKSTLLMSIFGQPRAASGHIVYRGTDITRKSSHYIASNGIAQSPEGRRVFPDMTVEENLMMGTIPIGDKHADEDMQRMYELFPRLKERRNQRAMTMSGGEQQMLAIARALMSRPKLLLLDEPSLGLAPIVVKQIFSTLRELAKTGMTIFLVEQNANHALKLSDRAYVMVNGQIRMTGTGQELLVNEEVRNAYLGGH; this is encoded by the coding sequence ATGACTGCACCCATTCTCGAACTGAAGGACCTGGACGTGTTCTACGGGCCGATCCAGGCGCTGAAAAAGGTGTCGATGCACATCAACGAGGGCGAGACGGTCAGCCTGATCGGCGCCAACGGTGCCGGCAAGTCGACCTTGCTGATGTCGATTTTCGGCCAGCCGCGGGCAGCGTCGGGGCATATCGTCTATCGCGGCACCGACATTACCCGCAAATCGTCGCACTACATCGCTTCCAACGGCATCGCCCAGTCGCCGGAAGGGCGCCGGGTGTTCCCCGACATGACCGTCGAGGAAAACCTGATGATGGGCACCATCCCCATCGGCGACAAGCATGCCGACGAAGACATGCAGCGCATGTACGAGCTGTTCCCGCGGCTGAAGGAGCGGCGCAACCAGCGGGCCATGACCATGTCCGGTGGCGAGCAGCAGATGCTGGCGATTGCCCGGGCGCTGATGAGCCGTCCGAAGTTGTTGCTGCTGGACGAGCCATCGCTGGGGCTGGCGCCGATCGTGGTCAAGCAGATCTTCTCGACCCTGCGCGAACTGGCCAAGACCGGGATGACCATCTTCCTGGTCGAGCAGAACGCCAACCATGCACTGAAGCTGTCGGACCGGGCCTATGTGATGGTCAACGGGCAGATTCGCATGACCGGCACCGGGCAGGAGCTGCTGGTCAACGAGGAAGTGCGCAACGCTTATCTGGGCGGTCATTGA
- the pncB gene encoding nicotinate phosphoribosyltransferase, with amino-acid sequence MSESAFAERIVHNLLDTDFYKLTMMQGVLHNYPDADVEWEFRCRNGEDLRPYLGEIRNQLEKLSDLTLDDGQLAFLERISFLKPDFLRFLRLFRFNLRYVRLGIEDNQLFLRLKGPWLHVILFEVPLLAIISEVRNRHLHPRMRLAEARDQLYRKFDWLRAHASADELAELQVADFGTRRRFSSRVQEEVVRVLRDDFPARFVGTSNVDLAWKLDVKPLGTMAHEWIMAHQQLGPRLIDSQIAALDCWVREYRGLLGIALTDCITMDAFLGDFDLYFAKLFDGLRHDSGEPVAWAEKAIAHYQKLGIDPMTKTLVFSDGLNLTRSLEIFRALRGRINVSFGIGTNLTCDIPGVAPMNIVLKMTDCNGAPVAKISDEAAKTQCRDENFVAYMRHVFKVPSKE; translated from the coding sequence ATGAGCGAGAGCGCATTCGCCGAGCGCATCGTGCACAACCTGCTCGACACTGACTTCTACAAACTCACGATGATGCAGGGCGTGTTGCACAACTACCCGGACGCCGACGTCGAATGGGAATTCCGCTGCCGCAACGGCGAGGACCTGCGCCCCTATCTCGGCGAGATCCGCAACCAGCTGGAAAAGCTCAGCGACCTTACCCTCGACGACGGCCAGCTGGCCTTCCTCGAACGCATCAGCTTCCTCAAGCCCGACTTCCTGCGCTTTCTGCGCCTGTTCCGCTTCAACCTGCGTTACGTGCGCCTGGGGATAGAAGACAACCAGCTGTTCCTGCGCCTGAAAGGCCCGTGGCTGCATGTGATCCTGTTCGAAGTGCCGCTGCTGGCGATCATCAGCGAAGTGCGCAACCGCCACCTGCACCCCCGCATGCGCCTGGCCGAAGCGCGCGACCAGCTGTACCGCAAGTTCGACTGGCTACGCGCACATGCCAGCGCCGATGAACTGGCCGAACTGCAGGTGGCCGACTTCGGCACCCGTCGACGCTTTTCCAGCCGCGTGCAGGAAGAAGTGGTCCGCGTGCTGCGCGACGACTTCCCGGCCCGTTTCGTCGGCACCAGCAACGTCGACCTGGCATGGAAACTGGATGTCAAGCCGTTGGGCACCATGGCCCACGAATGGATCATGGCCCACCAGCAACTCGGCCCGCGGCTGATCGACAGCCAGATCGCCGCGCTGGACTGCTGGGTGCGCGAGTACCGCGGCCTGCTCGGCATCGCCCTGACCGACTGCATCACCATGGATGCCTTCCTCGGCGATTTCGACCTGTACTTCGCCAAGCTGTTCGACGGCTTGCGGCATGACTCCGGCGAACCGGTGGCCTGGGCAGAAAAGGCCATCGCCCACTACCAGAAACTGGGTATCGACCCGATGACCAAGACCCTGGTGTTTTCCGATGGTCTCAACCTGACCCGCTCACTGGAAATCTTCCGCGCCCTGCGTGGTCGCATCAACGTGAGCTTTGGCATCGGCACCAACCTCACCTGTGACATCCCAGGCGTGGCACCGATGAACATCGTGCTTAAAATGACCGACTGCAATGGCGCGCCGGTGGCGAAGATTTCCGACGAAGCCGCCAAGACCCAATGCCGCGACGAGAACTTCGTCGCCTATATGCGCCACGTATTCAAAGTCCCCAGCAAGGAGTAA
- the nadE gene encoding ammonia-dependent NAD(+) synthetase, which yields MQAVQQEIAQALKVQPPFADAAALEAEVARRVAFIKDCLANARLKTLVLGISGGVDSLTAALLAQRAINELRAETGDKAYTFIAVRLPYHVQHDEHDAQACLEVIKADEVHTIDIAPAVKALAGEVEELKNGSPTLVDFVVGNVKARTRMIAQYTLAGARGGLVIGTDHAAEAVMGFFTKFGDGACDLAPLSGLVKNQVRAIARSFGAPESLVEKVPTADLEDLEPGKPDEASHGVTYQQIDAFLHGLPVDQEAFDIIVATYRKTQHKREMPFAP from the coding sequence ATGCAAGCGGTTCAGCAAGAGATTGCCCAGGCGCTGAAGGTACAGCCGCCGTTCGCCGACGCCGCCGCGCTCGAGGCCGAAGTGGCCCGGCGCGTGGCGTTCATCAAGGATTGCCTGGCCAACGCCCGGCTCAAGACCCTGGTGCTGGGCATCAGCGGCGGCGTCGACTCGCTGACCGCGGCCCTGCTCGCCCAACGTGCCATCAACGAGCTGCGTGCCGAGACCGGTGACAAGGCCTATACCTTCATCGCGGTGCGCCTGCCTTACCATGTCCAGCATGATGAACACGACGCCCAGGCCTGCCTGGAGGTGATCAAGGCCGATGAAGTACACACCATTGATATCGCCCCGGCGGTAAAAGCCCTGGCTGGCGAAGTAGAGGAACTGAAGAACGGTTCGCCGACCTTGGTGGATTTTGTCGTCGGTAACGTCAAGGCTCGCACCCGCATGATTGCCCAGTACACCCTGGCCGGTGCGCGCGGGGGGCTGGTGATCGGCACCGACCACGCTGCCGAAGCGGTAATGGGCTTCTTTACCAAGTTCGGCGATGGGGCATGTGACCTGGCACCGCTGAGCGGGCTGGTGAAAAACCAGGTGCGGGCGATTGCGCGCAGCTTTGGTGCGCCAGAATCACTGGTGGAGAAGGTGCCGACCGCAGACCTGGAAGACCTCGAGCCGGGCAAGCCGGATGAAGCGTCCCATGGCGTGACCTACCAGCAGATCGATGCCTTCCTGCATGGGCTACCGGTTGACCAGGAAGCGTTCGACATCATCGTCGCCACCTACCGCAAGACCCAGCACAAGCGCGAAATGCCGTTCGCCCCTTAA
- a CDS encoding branched-chain amino acid ABC transporter substrate-binding protein: MSQTFYKKGFLALAVATALGVSSYVQADVKIGVAGPMTGANAAFGEQYMKGAQAAADKINAAGGVNGEKIVLVKGDDACEPKQAVAVANRLVDQDKVIGVVGHFCSSNTIPASEVYDEAGVIAITPGSTNPQVTERGLSAMFRMCGRDDQQGIVAGDYIVDVLKGKKVAVLHDKDTYGQGLADATKAQLEKRGVKPVLYEGLTRGEKDFSAVVTKIRSTGADVVYFGGLHPEAGPLVRQLREQGLKDVKFMSDDGIVTDELVSTAGGAQYVDGVYMTFGADPRLLPDSKAVVEEFRKNGTEPEGYTLYAYASLQALAAAFNGAKSNKGEDAAKWLKANPVQTVMGEKKWDSKGDLTVSDYVVYQWDAQGKYHQLEKQK, encoded by the coding sequence ATGTCGCAGACGTTTTACAAGAAAGGTTTCCTGGCTCTGGCCGTAGCTACGGCACTGGGTGTTTCTTCGTATGTTCAGGCCGACGTCAAGATCGGTGTAGCGGGCCCGATGACCGGGGCAAACGCAGCGTTTGGCGAGCAGTACATGAAAGGTGCGCAGGCAGCGGCCGACAAGATCAACGCCGCCGGTGGCGTGAATGGCGAGAAAATCGTCCTGGTCAAGGGCGATGACGCCTGCGAACCGAAGCAGGCCGTGGCCGTGGCCAACCGCCTGGTCGACCAGGACAAGGTGATCGGCGTGGTCGGCCACTTCTGTTCCTCCAATACCATCCCGGCTTCCGAGGTATATGACGAGGCTGGCGTGATCGCCATCACCCCGGGCTCGACCAACCCGCAGGTGACCGAGCGCGGCCTTTCCGCCATGTTCCGCATGTGCGGGCGTGACGACCAGCAGGGCATCGTCGCTGGCGACTACATCGTCGACGTGCTCAAGGGCAAGAAGGTCGCGGTGCTGCACGACAAGGACACCTACGGCCAAGGCCTGGCTGACGCGACCAAGGCGCAGCTGGAGAAACGCGGCGTCAAGCCGGTGCTGTACGAAGGCCTGACCCGTGGCGAGAAAGACTTCAGTGCCGTGGTCACCAAGATCCGCTCCACCGGTGCCGACGTGGTGTACTTCGGTGGCCTGCACCCGGAAGCCGGCCCGCTGGTGCGCCAGCTGCGCGAGCAGGGCCTGAAGGACGTCAAGTTCATGTCCGATGATGGCATCGTCACCGACGAACTGGTGTCCACCGCAGGCGGCGCGCAGTACGTCGACGGCGTGTACATGACCTTCGGTGCCGACCCGCGCCTGCTGCCGGACAGCAAGGCGGTGGTGGAGGAGTTCCGCAAGAATGGCACCGAGCCGGAAGGCTACACCCTGTACGCCTACGCTTCGCTGCAGGCCCTGGCCGCTGCCTTCAACGGCGCCAAGTCGAACAAGGGCGAAGACGCTGCCAAGTGGCTCAAGGCCAACCCGGTGCAGACCGTCATGGGCGAGAAGAAGTGGGACAGCAAGGGTGACCTGACCGTGTCCGACTACGTGGTCTACCAGTGGGATGCCCAAGGCAAGTACCACCAGCTGGAAAAACAAAAATAA
- a CDS encoding AGE family epimerase/isomerase, protein MSNPRHTLPELARFNQHFAERIVPLWQGPGWNADMALPYEALDAEQRPLPVQRYRAMACARQLYLFSSRIGQPGAAERAAALFRSLQKHFHDAEHGGWFYSIDAQGKPLDRRKDLYTHAFIVFACAHYWGKVRESLVESTLNAALGIIDQQFARGDGLYEASLGEDWADLGSGPLQNPQMHLAEAFLQVLAVREDEHTRQSLLQLCDALQAHFIEPAHGLMLEKPRDAVDNWFEPGHQFEWFYLLHTSPLLRDTPLHASIDRAFGFAEQYGVKDGAVLAMLAVDGQVLDATQRIWAQAEYLRALVLRVGGEAKLAGQLQALEARFLRQAGWYECRDGEGAVSRHDMPSTTPYHLATCLEGLQRLG, encoded by the coding sequence ATGTCCAACCCCCGCCACACCCTGCCCGAACTGGCCCGCTTCAACCAGCATTTCGCCGAACGCATCGTGCCGTTGTGGCAAGGCCCGGGCTGGAACGCCGACATGGCCCTGCCCTACGAAGCCCTGGACGCCGAGCAGCGGCCCTTGCCGGTGCAGCGCTACCGGGCCATGGCCTGCGCGCGCCAGCTGTACCTGTTCAGCAGCCGCATCGGGCAGCCCGGTGCCGCCGAACGCGCGGCCGCCCTGTTCCGCTCGTTGCAAAAGCACTTCCACGACGCCGAACATGGTGGCTGGTTCTACAGTATCGACGCCCAAGGCAAGCCGCTGGACCGGCGCAAGGACCTGTATACCCATGCCTTCATCGTGTTCGCCTGCGCGCACTACTGGGGCAAGGTGCGCGAAAGCCTGGTGGAGTCCACCTTGAATGCCGCTCTGGGCATCATCGACCAGCAGTTCGCCCGTGGCGACGGCCTGTACGAAGCCAGCCTGGGTGAAGACTGGGCCGACCTGGGCAGCGGCCCGCTGCAGAACCCACAGATGCATCTGGCCGAAGCTTTCCTGCAAGTGCTGGCAGTACGTGAAGACGAACATACCCGGCAGTCGCTGCTGCAGCTGTGCGATGCCCTGCAGGCGCACTTCATCGAACCGGCCCATGGCCTGATGCTGGAAAAACCCCGCGACGCTGTGGATAACTGGTTCGAACCAGGGCATCAGTTCGAGTGGTTCTACCTGCTGCACACCTCGCCGCTGCTGCGTGACACGCCGCTGCATGCCTCCATCGACCGGGCGTTCGGCTTTGCCGAGCAGTACGGGGTGAAGGATGGGGCAGTGTTGGCGATGCTGGCTGTGGATGGCCAGGTACTGGATGCCACCCAGCGGATCTGGGCGCAGGCCGAATACCTGCGGGCGTTGGTGTTGCGCGTCGGTGGCGAGGCGAAGCTGGCGGGGCAGTTGCAGGCGCTGGAAGCGCGGTTCCTGCGGCAAGCGGGCTGGTATGAGTGCCGGGACGGCGAGGGAGCGGTCAGCCGGCATGATATGCCTTCGACCACCCCCTACCACCTGGCGACGTGCCTGGAAGGCTTGCAACGCCTGGGCTGA
- a CDS encoding ABC transporter permease subunit, translated as MDGIFLQQLVNGLTLGSVYGLIAIGYTMVYGIIGMINFAHGEVYMISAYLAAISLALLAYFGIESFPLLMLGTLLFTIVVTGVYGFTIERIAYKPLRNSTRLAPLISAIGISLILQNYAQISQGARQQGVPTLLEGAWRVEVGTGFVQLTYTKIFILVAAFVGMGLLTYVIKYTKLGRMCRATQQDRKMASILGINTDRVISYVFVIGAVMAALAGVLITMNYGTFDFYAGFIIGIKAFTAAVLGGIGSLPGAMLGGIILGISESLFSGLINSDYKDVFSFSLLVMILIFRPQGLLGRPLVAKV; from the coding sequence ATGGATGGTATTTTCCTGCAGCAACTGGTCAACGGCCTGACTCTCGGGTCGGTCTATGGCCTGATCGCCATCGGCTACACAATGGTCTATGGCATCATCGGCATGATCAACTTCGCGCACGGCGAGGTGTACATGATTTCCGCGTACCTCGCGGCAATCAGCCTGGCATTGCTGGCTTACTTCGGTATCGAGTCGTTCCCCCTGCTGATGCTGGGCACCCTGTTGTTCACCATCGTCGTCACCGGTGTGTACGGCTTCACCATCGAACGCATCGCCTACAAACCCCTGCGCAACTCCACCCGCCTGGCACCGCTGATCAGTGCCATCGGCATTTCGCTGATCCTGCAGAACTACGCGCAGATCAGCCAGGGCGCCCGCCAGCAAGGCGTGCCAACCCTGCTCGAAGGCGCCTGGCGCGTCGAAGTGGGCACCGGCTTCGTGCAACTGACCTACACCAAGATCTTCATCCTGGTGGCCGCATTCGTGGGCATGGGCCTGCTCACCTACGTGATCAAGTACACCAAGCTTGGCCGCATGTGCCGGGCTACCCAGCAAGACCGCAAGATGGCCTCGATCCTCGGCATCAACACCGACCGGGTGATCTCCTACGTGTTCGTCATCGGTGCGGTGATGGCCGCCCTGGCTGGCGTGCTGATCACCATGAACTACGGCACCTTCGACTTCTACGCCGGCTTCATCATCGGCATCAAGGCGTTCACCGCCGCGGTGCTCGGCGGTATCGGCTCGCTGCCTGGCGCCATGCTCGGCGGGATCATCCTGGGTATTTCCGAGTCGCTGTTCTCTGGCCTGATCAACTCCGACTACAAGGACGTGTTCAGCTTCTCGCTGCTGGTGATGATCCTTATCTTCCGCCCGCAAGGCCTGCTGGGTCGCCCGCTCGTGGCTAAGGTGTGA
- the livM gene encoding high-affinity branched-chain amino acid ABC transporter permease LivM, with translation MSIAKTAAVPETKGFDLKRSLLETIVAGLLALIVFGPVVGVVLDGYSFNAEPRRVAWLVGGVMLGRFLLSLYLQTAAGTRMLQGFESGGSGVHVRAPDYVSRLRYIIPALVVIAIVFPIFANKYLLTVVILGLIYVLLGLGLNIVVGLAGLLDLGYVAFYAIGAYGLALGYQYLGLGFWSVLPLAAIAAALAGCVLGFPVLRMHGDYLAIVTLGFGEIIRLVLNNWLSFTGGPNGMPAPSPTFFGLEFGRRAKDGGVPIHEFFGFEYNANLKFVFIYAVLFMVVLAVLYIKHRLTRMPVGRAWEALREDEIACRSMGLNHVLVKLSAFTLGASTAGLAGVFFATYQGFVNPSSFTFFESALILAIVVLGGMGSTVGVVIAAFVLTVAPELLRSFSEYRVLLFGVLMVLMMIWRPRGLIRISRTGVTPRKGVAP, from the coding sequence ATGTCCATTGCCAAAACTGCCGCTGTTCCCGAAACCAAGGGTTTCGACCTTAAACGCAGCCTGCTGGAGACCATCGTCGCCGGCTTGCTGGCACTCATCGTGTTTGGCCCGGTCGTCGGCGTGGTCCTCGATGGCTACAGCTTCAATGCCGAGCCGCGTCGCGTGGCCTGGCTGGTCGGTGGGGTGATGCTGGGGCGCTTCCTGCTCAGCCTGTACCTGCAGACCGCCGCCGGCACCCGCATGCTGCAGGGCTTCGAAAGCGGTGGCTCGGGCGTGCATGTGCGCGCGCCGGACTACGTGTCGCGGCTGCGCTACATCATCCCGGCGCTGGTGGTGATTGCCATCGTCTTCCCGATCTTCGCCAACAAGTACCTGTTGACCGTGGTCATCCTTGGCCTGATCTACGTACTGCTCGGCCTCGGCCTGAACATCGTGGTCGGCCTGGCCGGCCTGCTCGACCTCGGCTACGTGGCGTTCTATGCCATCGGCGCCTACGGCCTGGCGCTGGGCTACCAGTACCTCGGCCTGGGCTTCTGGAGCGTGCTGCCACTGGCGGCCATCGCAGCGGCGCTGGCGGGCTGTGTCCTCGGCTTCCCGGTGCTGCGGATGCACGGTGACTACCTGGCGATCGTGACCCTGGGCTTCGGTGAGATCATCCGCCTGGTACTGAACAACTGGCTGTCGTTCACCGGTGGCCCGAACGGCATGCCGGCGCCGTCGCCAACCTTCTTCGGCCTGGAATTCGGCCGCCGGGCCAAGGACGGTGGGGTACCGATCCACGAGTTCTTCGGCTTCGAATACAACGCCAACCTCAAGTTCGTGTTCATCTACGCGGTGCTGTTCATGGTCGTGCTGGCGGTGCTGTACATCAAGCACCGCCTGACCCGCATGCCGGTCGGCCGGGCCTGGGAAGCGCTGCGCGAGGACGAGATCGCCTGCCGCTCGATGGGCCTGAACCATGTGTTGGTGAAACTCTCGGCGTTTACCCTGGGCGCCTCCACTGCTGGCCTTGCGGGGGTGTTCTTCGCAACCTACCAGGGCTTCGTCAACCCGTCCTCGTTCACCTTCTTCGAGTCGGCACTGATTCTTGCCATCGTCGTGCTCGGCGGCATGGGCTCGACCGTGGGCGTGGTGATCGCGGCCTTCGTCCTGACCGTGGCGCCAGAGCTGCTGCGCAGCTTCTCGGAATACCGGGTGCTGCTGTTCGGTGTGCTCATGGTGCTGATGATGATCTGGCGACCGCGTGGGCTGATCCGCATCAGCCGTACCGGTGTGACCCCGCGTAAAGGAGTGGCGCCATGA
- a CDS encoding SDR family oxidoreductase, producing MTSTVFITGATSGFGEATARRFAEAGWKLVLTGRRKERLDALCAELSAKTEVHGLVLDVRDRKAMEQAIANLPAGFDKLRGLVNNAGLALGVDAAQNCSLDDWETMVDTNIKGLIYTTRLLLPRLIAHGRGASILNVGSVAGNYPYPGSNVYGGTKAFVGQFSLSLRCDLRGTGVRVSNIEPGLCESEFSLVRFGGDQAKYDATYAGAEPIQPQDIAETIFWILNQPAHININSLELMPVSQDWAGFSIDRSANG from the coding sequence ATGACGTCCACCGTATTCATCACTGGCGCGACTTCCGGTTTCGGCGAGGCGACTGCTCGCCGCTTTGCCGAGGCCGGCTGGAAACTGGTCCTCACGGGTCGTCGCAAGGAGCGCCTGGACGCCCTGTGCGCCGAGCTGTCAGCCAAGACCGAAGTGCATGGGCTGGTGCTCGACGTGCGCGATCGCAAGGCCATGGAGCAAGCCATCGCCAACCTGCCGGCAGGCTTCGACAAGTTGCGAGGGCTGGTCAACAATGCCGGCCTCGCGCTGGGCGTGGATGCGGCGCAGAACTGCAGCCTGGACGACTGGGAAACCATGGTCGATACCAACATCAAGGGGCTGATCTACACCACCCGCCTGCTGCTGCCACGCCTGATCGCCCATGGCCGCGGCGCCTCGATCCTCAACGTGGGCTCGGTGGCAGGCAACTACCCGTACCCGGGCAGCAACGTGTATGGCGGTACCAAGGCGTTCGTCGGCCAGTTCTCGCTGAGCCTGCGCTGCGACCTGCGCGGCACCGGGGTGCGCGTGAGCAACATCGAGCCGGGCCTGTGCGAGAGTGAATTCTCGCTGGTGCGCTTCGGCGGCGACCAGGCCAAGTACGATGCGACCTACGCCGGTGCCGAGCCAATCCAGCCGCAGGACATCGCCGAGACCATTTTCTGGATCCTCAACCAGCCGGCGCACATCAACATCAACAGCCTGGAGCTGATGCCGGTTAGCCAGGACTGGGCAGGGTTCTCGATCGACCGGTCAGCCAACGGTTGA
- the azu gene encoding azurin — translation MFAKAVAVSLLTLASASVFAAECSVTVDSTDQMSFNTKEIVIDKSCKQFTVNLEHSGNLPKNVMGHNIVISKAADMQPIATEGLSAGIDKAYLKEGDERVIAHTKIIGAGEKDSVTFDVSKLAAGTDYGFFCSFPGHISMMKGTVVVK, via the coding sequence ATGTTTGCGAAAGCTGTAGCGGTATCCCTGCTGACCCTCGCCAGCGCCTCTGTCTTCGCAGCCGAGTGCTCGGTAACTGTCGACTCGACCGACCAGATGTCCTTCAACACCAAGGAAATCGTCATCGACAAGAGCTGCAAGCAATTCACTGTGAACCTGGAGCATTCGGGCAACCTGCCGAAGAACGTCATGGGCCACAACATTGTCATCAGCAAGGCAGCTGATATGCAGCCGATCGCTACCGAAGGCCTGAGTGCTGGTATCGATAAGGCCTATCTGAAAGAGGGTGACGAGCGTGTCATCGCTCACACCAAGATCATTGGCGCGGGCGAAAAAGATTCTGTGACCTTTGATGTGTCCAAGTTGGCAGCTGGCACAGACTACGGCTTCTTCTGCTCGTTCCCAGGCCACATCTCGATGATGAAAGGCACGGTCGTCGTCAAGTAA
- a CDS encoding TetR family transcriptional regulator yields MLPRAEQKLQTRQALLDAACQLMESGRGFGSISLREVAKTAGIVPTGFYRHFSDMDALGLALVAEVDATFRQTIRLVRHNEFELGGITDASVRIFLDVVAAHRAQFLFLAREQYGGSQAVRQAIARLRQNISDDLATDLARMKRWQHLDSAALAVMADLVVKTVFATLPELIDSPEPGYPQALTPQEKITQQLRFIFVGARHWQGLGNPG; encoded by the coding sequence ATGCTGCCGCGCGCCGAACAGAAGCTACAGACCCGCCAGGCCCTGCTTGATGCCGCCTGCCAGCTCATGGAGAGTGGCCGTGGTTTCGGCAGTATCAGCCTGCGCGAAGTGGCGAAGACCGCCGGCATCGTACCCACCGGCTTCTACCGGCATTTCTCCGACATGGACGCCCTGGGCCTGGCCCTGGTGGCCGAGGTCGATGCCACGTTCCGCCAAACCATCCGCCTGGTACGCCACAACGAATTCGAACTGGGCGGCATTACCGATGCCTCGGTGCGCATCTTCCTCGACGTGGTCGCCGCCCACCGCGCACAGTTCCTGTTCCTGGCCCGCGAGCAGTACGGCGGTTCACAGGCAGTCCGCCAGGCCATTGCCCGCCTGCGCCAGAACATCAGCGACGACCTGGCCACCGACCTCGCACGCATGAAACGCTGGCAGCACCTGGACAGCGCGGCGCTGGCGGTAATGGCCGACCTGGTGGTGAAGACCGTGTTCGCCACCCTGCCGGAACTGATCGACAGCCCGGAGCCGGGTTATCCACAGGCGCTGACGCCGCAGGAAAAGATCACCCAGCAGTTGCGCTTCATCTTCGTCGGCGCGCGACATTGGCAGGGGTTGGGCAACCCGGGCTGA